A genomic stretch from Mastacembelus armatus chromosome 7, fMasArm1.2, whole genome shotgun sequence includes:
- the LOC113145276 gene encoding protein bicaudal D homolog 2-like isoform X1: MSVEEQSCPDTMLLLQAGPEWMRTEIERLSRELGETTNEKIQAAQYGLAVLEEKQQLKQQYDDMEIEYESTRQELDQLKEAFGQAYSNHRKVAADGESREESLIQESACKEAYYEQRVLELQTELRQARNILTNTQSENERLNTICQEMRENSQMVELQRNQLRDDIKEYKFREARLLQDYTELEEENISLQKQVSMLKQSQVEFEGLKHEIRRLEEDTQFLNSQLEDAIRLKEIAERQLGEALETIKTERELKASLRKELSHYMSIGDTLYHSPLSISLDGLKFSDDAATEPNNDEALQSYENGFIKLANAITDDNRVSTPKKEELFHPAPSLVDDLLSELNISEIQKLKQQLMQMEREKVNLLSTLQDSQKQLEQANGALSEHQEKVNRLTENLNAIRKLQVSKEHQSALDNEKERDSHEDGDYYEVDINGPEILECKYKVAVSEAGELKEELKTLKAEYQACQSRYEEERTHLENDVTTLREKLTTLEKTSQADREEKTKLERELRKVSDVAGESQGSLSVAQDELVTFSEELATLYNHVCMCNNETPNRVMLDFYKEGKGGRNSPEGRGRRSPILLTKGLFPEPGKTDLSDGTPSPVSSLPSPVSDHRREPMNIYNLVAIIRDQIKHLQLAVDRTTELSRQRVASLELGTVADKDKEACMEEILKLKSLLSTKREQIATLRTVLKANKQTAEVALANLKSKYENEKAMVTETMMKLRNELKALKEDAATFSSLRAMFATRCDEYVTQLDEMQRQLAAAEDEKKTLNSLLRMAIQQKLALTQRLEDLEFDHEQTRRGGNAGRAKTRSKAASGSTNNPHVSQSVTCSGSGRPEHNNAMPNGILGGPVVFCSEKYKIYCD; this comes from the exons ATGTCCGTGGAAGAACAGAGCTGCCCCGACActatgctgctgctgcaggccGGACCGGAGTGGATGCGGACCGAGATAGAGCGTCTCTCCCGGGAGCTGGGCGAGACCACGAACGAGAAGATCCAGGCGGCGCAGTACGGACTGGCGGTGCtggaggagaagcagcagctcaaACAGCAGTACGACGACATGGAGATCGAGTACGAGTCCACCCGACAGGAGCTCGATCAGCTGAAAGAG GCCTTTGGACAAGCCTACTCCAACCACAGGAAGGTGGCAGCAGATGGGGAGAGCCGTGAGGAGTCTCTTATTCAGGAGTCAGCTTGTAAGGAGGCCTACTATGAGCAGAGGGTCCTGGAGCTGCAGACCGAGCTCCGTCAGGCGCGCAACATCCTCACCAACACCCAGTCTGAGAATGAACGCCTGAACACCATCTGCCAAGAGATGAGAGAG AACAGCCAGATGGTGGAGCTCCAGAGGAATCAGCTGCGGGATGACATCAAGGAGTACAAGTTCCGGGAGGCTCGTCTGCTGCAGGACTACACCgagctggaggaggaaaacATCTCGCTGCAGAAGCAGGTCTCCATGCTCAAACAGAGCCAG GTGGAGTTTGAGGGTTTGAAGCATGAGATCCGTCGTCTGGAGGAGGATACTCAGTTCCTGAACAGCCAACTAGAGGATGCCATCCGTCTAAAAGAGATCGCTGAGCGTCAGCTAGGGGAGGCCCTGGAGACCATCAAAACTGAGCGTGAGCTAAAAGCTTCCCTGAGGAAGGAGCTTTCCCACTACATGAGCATTGGAGACACTCTATACCACAG CCCACTTAGCATCTCTCTGGATGGTCTCAAGTTCAGTGACGATGCCGCCACTGAACCTAACAATGACGAGGCTCTTCAGAGTTATGAAAATGGCTTCATCAAACTGGCCAATGCCATCACTGACGACAACCGCGTGTCCACACCCAAGAAGGAAGAACTGTTCCATCCTGCACCCAGCCTTGTAGATGACCTGCTGAGTGAACTTAACATCTCAGAGATCCAGAAgctcaaacagcagctgatgcaG ATGGAGCGGGAGAAGGTCAACCTGCTGTCCACCCTGCAGGACTCCCAGAAACAGCTAGAGCAGGCTAACGGTGCTCTGTCAGAGCATCAGGAGAAGGTCAACCGCCTCACAGAGAACCTCAACGCTATCCGCAAGCTCCAGGTCAGCAAGGAGCACCAGTCTGCCTTGGACAACGAGAAAGAACGTGATAGCCATGAAGATGGAGACTATTATGAGGTTGACATAAACGGACCTGAGATCCTGGAGTGCAAGTACAAG GTTGCTGTGTCCGAGGCAGGAGAGCTGAAGGAGGAACTAAAGACTCTGAAAGCAGAATACCAGGCCTGTCAGTCACGTTACGAAGAGGAGCGCACCCATCTGGAGAACGATGTCACTACACTGAGAGAAAAGTTGACGACTCTGGAGAAGACAagtcaggcagacagagaagagaagacTAAACTAGAGAGGGAGCTACGCAAG GTGAGTGACGTGGCAGGGGAGTCCCAAGGTAGCCTGAGTGTGGCGCAGGATGAGTTAGTCACCTTCAGTGAAGAACTGGCCACCCTCTACAACCATGTATGCATGTGCAACAATGAGACACCCAACCGCGTCATGCTCGACTTCTACAAGGAGGGTAAGGGTGGTCGGAACAGCCCAGAGGGCCGTGGCCGTCGCTCCCCCATTTTGCTCACTAAGGGTCTCTTCCCTGAGCCTGGTAAGACTGACCTAAGCGATGGAACCCCTTCGCCAGTCTCCTCCCTGCCCTCTCCTGTGTCTGACCACCGCCGCGAACCCATGAACATCTACAATCTTGTGGCTATCATCAGAGACCAGATCAAGCACCTGCAGCTGGCTGTGGACCGCACTACTGAACTGTCACGCCAGAGGGTGGCCTCTCTGGAACTTGGCACCGTGGCCGACAAGGACAAGGAAGCCTGCATGGAGGAGATTCTCAAACTGAAATCTCTGCTCAGCACCAAGAGGGAGCAGATTGCAACGCTGAGGACTGTCCTCAAGGCCAACAAACAG ACAGCTGAGGTTGCTCTGGCCAATCTGAAGAGCAAGTATGAGAACGAGAAGGCCATGGTGACAGAGACCATGATGAAATTGAGGAATGAGCTGAAAGCCCTCAAGGAAGATGCTGCCACCTTTTCCTCACTCCGAGCCATGTTCGCCACACG cTGTGATGAGTATGTTACTCAGTTGGATGAGATGCAGAGACAGCTGGCTGCAGCCGAGGATGAGAAGAAGACTCTCAACTCTCTGCTTCGGATGGCTATCCAGCAGAAACTGGCCCTGACGCAACGCCTGGAGGATCTGGAGTTCGACCATGAGCAGACCCGCCGTGGAGGCAATGCTGGCCGGGCTAAGACCCGCAGCAAGGCTGCCAGTGGTTCTACCAACAACCCACACGTAAGTCAGAGTGTCACCTGCTCTGGCTCCGGCCGACCAGAGCACAACAATGCTATGCCTAATGGCATTCTGGGAGGCCCCGTGGTCTTCTGCAGCGAGAAGTACAAGATCTACTGCGACTGA
- the LOC113145276 gene encoding protein bicaudal D homolog 2-like isoform X2 codes for MSVEEQSCPDTMLLLQAGPEWMRTEIERLSRELGETTNEKIQAAQYGLAVLEEKQQLKQQYDDMEIEYESTRQELDQLKEAFGQAYSNHRKVAADGESREESLIQESACKEAYYEQRVLELQTELRQARNILTNTQSENERLNTICQEMRENSQMVELQRNQLRDDIKEYKFREARLLQDYTELEEENISLQKQVSMLKQSQVEFEGLKHEIRRLEEDTQFLNSQLEDAIRLKEIAERQLGEALETIKTERELKASLRKELSHYMSIGDTLYHSPLSISLDGLKFSDDAATEPNNDEALQSYENGFIKLANAITDDNRVSTPKKEELFHPAPSLVDDLLSELNISEIQKLKQQLMQMEREKVNLLSTLQDSQKQLEQANGALSEHQEKVNRLTENLNAIRKLQVSKEHQSALDNEKERDSHEDGDYYEVDINGPEILECKYKVAVSEAGELKEELKTLKAEYQACQSRYEEERTHLENDVTTLREKLTTLEKTSQADREEKTKLERELRKVSDVAGESQGSLSVAQDELVTFSEELATLYNHVCMCNNETPNRVMLDFYKEGKGGRNSPEGRGRRSPILLTKGLFPEPGKTDLSDGTPSPVSSLPSPVSDHRREPMNIYNLVAIIRDQIKHLQLAVDRTTELSRQRVASLELGTVADKDKEACMEEILKLKSLLSTKREQIATLRTVLKANKQTAEVALANLKSKYENEKAMVTETMMKLRNELKALKEDAATFSSLRAMFATRCDEYVTQLDEMQRQLAAAEDEKKTLNSLLRMAIQQKLALTQRLEDLEFDHEQTRRGGNAGRAKTRSKAASGSTNNPH; via the exons ATGTCCGTGGAAGAACAGAGCTGCCCCGACActatgctgctgctgcaggccGGACCGGAGTGGATGCGGACCGAGATAGAGCGTCTCTCCCGGGAGCTGGGCGAGACCACGAACGAGAAGATCCAGGCGGCGCAGTACGGACTGGCGGTGCtggaggagaagcagcagctcaaACAGCAGTACGACGACATGGAGATCGAGTACGAGTCCACCCGACAGGAGCTCGATCAGCTGAAAGAG GCCTTTGGACAAGCCTACTCCAACCACAGGAAGGTGGCAGCAGATGGGGAGAGCCGTGAGGAGTCTCTTATTCAGGAGTCAGCTTGTAAGGAGGCCTACTATGAGCAGAGGGTCCTGGAGCTGCAGACCGAGCTCCGTCAGGCGCGCAACATCCTCACCAACACCCAGTCTGAGAATGAACGCCTGAACACCATCTGCCAAGAGATGAGAGAG AACAGCCAGATGGTGGAGCTCCAGAGGAATCAGCTGCGGGATGACATCAAGGAGTACAAGTTCCGGGAGGCTCGTCTGCTGCAGGACTACACCgagctggaggaggaaaacATCTCGCTGCAGAAGCAGGTCTCCATGCTCAAACAGAGCCAG GTGGAGTTTGAGGGTTTGAAGCATGAGATCCGTCGTCTGGAGGAGGATACTCAGTTCCTGAACAGCCAACTAGAGGATGCCATCCGTCTAAAAGAGATCGCTGAGCGTCAGCTAGGGGAGGCCCTGGAGACCATCAAAACTGAGCGTGAGCTAAAAGCTTCCCTGAGGAAGGAGCTTTCCCACTACATGAGCATTGGAGACACTCTATACCACAG CCCACTTAGCATCTCTCTGGATGGTCTCAAGTTCAGTGACGATGCCGCCACTGAACCTAACAATGACGAGGCTCTTCAGAGTTATGAAAATGGCTTCATCAAACTGGCCAATGCCATCACTGACGACAACCGCGTGTCCACACCCAAGAAGGAAGAACTGTTCCATCCTGCACCCAGCCTTGTAGATGACCTGCTGAGTGAACTTAACATCTCAGAGATCCAGAAgctcaaacagcagctgatgcaG ATGGAGCGGGAGAAGGTCAACCTGCTGTCCACCCTGCAGGACTCCCAGAAACAGCTAGAGCAGGCTAACGGTGCTCTGTCAGAGCATCAGGAGAAGGTCAACCGCCTCACAGAGAACCTCAACGCTATCCGCAAGCTCCAGGTCAGCAAGGAGCACCAGTCTGCCTTGGACAACGAGAAAGAACGTGATAGCCATGAAGATGGAGACTATTATGAGGTTGACATAAACGGACCTGAGATCCTGGAGTGCAAGTACAAG GTTGCTGTGTCCGAGGCAGGAGAGCTGAAGGAGGAACTAAAGACTCTGAAAGCAGAATACCAGGCCTGTCAGTCACGTTACGAAGAGGAGCGCACCCATCTGGAGAACGATGTCACTACACTGAGAGAAAAGTTGACGACTCTGGAGAAGACAagtcaggcagacagagaagagaagacTAAACTAGAGAGGGAGCTACGCAAG GTGAGTGACGTGGCAGGGGAGTCCCAAGGTAGCCTGAGTGTGGCGCAGGATGAGTTAGTCACCTTCAGTGAAGAACTGGCCACCCTCTACAACCATGTATGCATGTGCAACAATGAGACACCCAACCGCGTCATGCTCGACTTCTACAAGGAGGGTAAGGGTGGTCGGAACAGCCCAGAGGGCCGTGGCCGTCGCTCCCCCATTTTGCTCACTAAGGGTCTCTTCCCTGAGCCTGGTAAGACTGACCTAAGCGATGGAACCCCTTCGCCAGTCTCCTCCCTGCCCTCTCCTGTGTCTGACCACCGCCGCGAACCCATGAACATCTACAATCTTGTGGCTATCATCAGAGACCAGATCAAGCACCTGCAGCTGGCTGTGGACCGCACTACTGAACTGTCACGCCAGAGGGTGGCCTCTCTGGAACTTGGCACCGTGGCCGACAAGGACAAGGAAGCCTGCATGGAGGAGATTCTCAAACTGAAATCTCTGCTCAGCACCAAGAGGGAGCAGATTGCAACGCTGAGGACTGTCCTCAAGGCCAACAAACAG ACAGCTGAGGTTGCTCTGGCCAATCTGAAGAGCAAGTATGAGAACGAGAAGGCCATGGTGACAGAGACCATGATGAAATTGAGGAATGAGCTGAAAGCCCTCAAGGAAGATGCTGCCACCTTTTCCTCACTCCGAGCCATGTTCGCCACACG cTGTGATGAGTATGTTACTCAGTTGGATGAGATGCAGAGACAGCTGGCTGCAGCCGAGGATGAGAAGAAGACTCTCAACTCTCTGCTTCGGATGGCTATCCAGCAGAAACTGGCCCTGACGCAACGCCTGGAGGATCTGGAGTTCGACCATGAGCAGACCCGCCGTGGAGGCAATGCTGGCCGGGCTAAGACCCGCAGCAAGGCTGCCAGTGGTTCTACCAACAACCCACAC